A genomic stretch from Halichoerus grypus chromosome 5, mHalGry1.hap1.1, whole genome shotgun sequence includes:
- the RNF220 gene encoding E3 ubiquitin-protein ligase RNF220 isoform X3 — MPRARSGRRSRGAGGREETFLRVRANRQTRLNARIGKMKRRKQDEGQVCPLCNRPLAGSEQEMSRHVEHCLSKREGSCVAEDDAVDIEHENSNRFEEYEWCGQKRIRATTLLEGGFRGSGFVMCSGKENPDSDADLDVDGDDTLEYGKPQYTEADVIPCTGEEPGEAKEREALRGAVLNGGPPSTRITPEFSKWASDEMPSTSNGESSKQEAMQKTCKNSDIEKITEDSAVTTFEALKARVRELERQLSRGDRYKCLICMDSYSMPLTSIQCWHVHCEECWLRTLGAKKLCPQCNTITAPGDLRRIYL; from the exons ATGCCGAGGGCCCGGAGCGGCCGGCGGAGCAGGGGGGCCGGCGGGAGGGAGGAA ACCTTCCTGCGAGTGCGAGCCAACCGGCAGACCCGACTGAATG CTCGGATTGGGAAAATGAAACGGAGGAAGCAAGATGAAGGGCAGGTATGTCCCCTGTGCAACCGCCCCCTGGCAGGATCGGAGCAGGAGATGAGTAGGCATGTGGAGCATTGCCTTTCTAAG AGGGAAGGCTCCTGCGTGGCCGAGGATGATGCCGTGGACATCGAGCATGAAAACAGCAACCGCTTTGAGGAGTATGAGTGGTGCGGGCAGAAGCGGATACGGGCCACCACTCTCCTGGAAGGTGGTTTCCGAG GCTCTGGCTTCGTCATGTGCAGTGGCAAAGAGAATCCGGACAGCGACGCTGACCTGGATGTGGATGGGGATGACACTCTGGAGTATGGGAAGCCGCA ATACACAGAGGCTGACGTCATCCCCTGCACAGGCGAGGAGCCTGGtgaagccaaggagagagaggCACTCCGGGGCGCAGTCCTAAA tGGCGGCCCTCCCAGCACACGCATCACGCCTGAGTTTTCTAAATGGGCCAGTGACG AGATGCCATCTACCAGCAACGGTGAGAGCAGCAAGCAGGAGGCCATGCAGAAGACCTGCAAGAATAGTGACATCGAGAA AATCACCGAAGATTCAGCTGTGACCACGTTTGAGGCCCTGAAGGCTCGGGTCAGGGAACTTGAACGGCAGCTATCCCGTGGGGACCGTTACAAATGCCTCATCTGTATG GACTCCTACTCGATGCCCCTAACGTCCATCCAGTGTTGGCATGTGCACTGCGAGGAGTGCTGGCTGCGGACCCTG GGTGCCAAGAAGCTCTGCCCTCAGTGCAACACCATCACGGCACCCGGAGACCTGCGGAGAATCTACTTGTGA